From the genome of Amycolatopsis sp. NBC_01488, one region includes:
- a CDS encoding pentapeptide repeat-containing protein, whose product MLRTRTILLWEPGCRWWRRSPRDGTEADFTKATFEDRADFRRTVFGGERDSFTGAVFAGPAEFGTKSAARLAGAEAERGFSRTWPAGREECAIADRPNRAQLTRKDDPGQPDSR is encoded by the coding sequence GTGCTGCGGACCAGGACGATCCTGCTGTGGGAGCCGGGCTGCCGCTGGTGGCGGCGGTCGCCGCGAGACGGGACCGAAGCCGACTTCACCAAGGCGACGTTCGAGGACCGCGCCGATTTCCGGAGAACCGTTTTCGGTGGCGAGCGCGACTCGTTCACCGGCGCCGTTTTCGCAGGTCCGGCCGAGTTCGGGACGAAATCCGCCGCCCGGCTCGCCGGCGCGGAGGCGGAGCGGGGCTTTTCGCGGACCTGGCCGGCGGGCCGGGAAGAATGCGCGATCGCCGATCGGCCGAACCGCGCGCAATTGACACGAAAGGACGATCCCGGGCAACCCGATAGCCGATAG
- a CDS encoding cystathionine beta-synthase, giving the protein MEYAEHIADLVGNTPLVKLNSLTKGLKPLVLAKVEYLNPGGSVKDRIALRMIEAAERSGELRPGGTIVEPTSGNTGVGLAMVAQRKGYQCVFVCPDKVSEDKRNVLKAYGARVVVCPTAVAPEHPDSYYNVSDRLVREIDGAWKPNQYANPQNPESHYLSTGPELWKQTDGKITHFVAGVGTGGTISGTGKYLKEVSDGAVQVVGADPEGSVYSGGSGRPYLVEGVGEDFWPDTYDRNIADEIIPVSDADSFQITRRLALEEGLLVGGSCGMAVAAALKLAERLTEDDVVVVLLPDGGRGYLTKVFNDTWMSSYGFLPPDSSGATVADVLTKKSGQLPALVHSHPNETVAEAIAILAEFDVSQMPVVSAEPPVMAAEVVGAVNERDLLDALFTGKAQLADRLERHMSPPLPTIGGGEQVGAAMTALEGADGALVLVDGKPAGVVTRHDLLGFLAGR; this is encoded by the coding sequence GTGGAGTACGCAGAGCACATCGCAGACCTCGTGGGCAACACCCCCCTGGTCAAGCTGAACTCGTTGACCAAGGGGCTCAAGCCGCTCGTGCTGGCCAAGGTCGAGTACCTGAACCCGGGTGGCTCGGTCAAGGACCGCATCGCGCTGCGCATGATCGAAGCCGCGGAGCGCTCCGGCGAGCTGCGCCCCGGCGGCACGATCGTGGAGCCGACGTCCGGCAACACCGGCGTCGGCCTGGCCATGGTCGCGCAGCGCAAGGGCTACCAGTGCGTGTTCGTCTGCCCGGACAAGGTCAGCGAGGACAAGCGCAACGTGCTCAAGGCGTACGGCGCCCGCGTCGTGGTGTGCCCGACGGCTGTCGCGCCTGAGCACCCGGACTCCTACTACAACGTCTCCGACCGCCTGGTCCGCGAGATCGACGGCGCCTGGAAGCCCAACCAGTACGCCAACCCGCAGAACCCGGAGAGCCACTACCTCTCCACCGGCCCCGAGCTGTGGAAGCAGACCGACGGGAAGATCACGCACTTCGTCGCGGGCGTCGGCACCGGCGGCACGATCTCCGGCACCGGCAAGTACCTCAAGGAGGTCAGCGACGGCGCCGTGCAGGTGGTCGGCGCCGACCCGGAGGGCTCGGTCTACTCCGGCGGCAGCGGCCGGCCGTACCTGGTCGAAGGCGTCGGCGAGGACTTCTGGCCGGACACCTACGACCGGAACATCGCCGACGAGATCATCCCGGTCTCCGACGCCGACTCCTTCCAGATCACCCGGCGCCTCGCGCTGGAAGAGGGCCTCCTGGTCGGCGGCTCCTGCGGGATGGCCGTCGCGGCTGCGCTGAAGCTCGCCGAGCGGCTCACCGAGGACGACGTCGTGGTCGTGCTGCTGCCCGACGGCGGCCGCGGCTACCTGACGAAGGTGTTCAACGACACCTGGATGTCCTCCTACGGCTTCCTGCCGCCCGACTCCTCCGGCGCGACGGTCGCCGACGTGCTCACCAAGAAGAGCGGCCAGCTGCCGGCCCTGGTGCACTCGCACCCGAACGAGACGGTCGCCGAGGCCATCGCGATCCTGGCCGAGTTCGACGTCAGCCAGATGCCCGTGGTCAGCGCGGAGCCGCCGGTGATGGCGGCCGAGGTCGTCGGCGCGGTCAACGAGCGCGACCTGCTCGACGCGCTGTTCACCGGCAAGGCGCAGCTGGCCGACCGGCTCGAGCGGCACATGTCGCCGCCGCTGCCGACCATCGGCGGCGGTGAGCAGGTCGGGGCCGCGATGACCGCGCTCGAGGGTGCCGACGGCGCGCTCGTGCTGGTCGACGGCAAGCCGGCCGGGGTCGTCACCCGGCACGACCTCCTGGGCTTCCTCGCCGGTCGCTGA
- a CDS encoding cystathionine gamma-synthase yields the protein MVDDYSVLGFETRAIHAGQKPDPRTGAVIVPIYQTSTYAQDGVGGTREGDYEYSRTANPTRSALEEALASLEGGRHALAYASGMAASDVVLRSTLRPGDHLVLGNDAYGGTFRLIDKVLSLWGVEHTVADLANLDEVRAAIRPETKLIWCESPTNPMLGIADIAALAGVAHDADARLVVDNTFATPYLQNPLSLGADIVLHSTTKYLGGHSDVVGGAVITNEDELREQLFYLRNAAGAVPGPFDAWLTLRGIKTLALRMERHSDNAELIVQALVKHPKVAKVYYPGLPEHPGHETAAKQMRRFGGMVSFSHADGEQAALEVASRTKLFILAESLGGIESLIEHPGKMTHASTAGSTLQVPADLLRLSVGIEDGRDLVADLLTALG from the coding sequence ATGGTGGACGACTACTCCGTACTGGGATTCGAGACCCGCGCGATCCACGCCGGTCAGAAGCCCGACCCCCGCACCGGCGCCGTGATCGTGCCGATCTACCAGACCTCCACCTACGCGCAGGACGGCGTGGGCGGGACCCGCGAGGGCGACTACGAGTACTCGCGCACCGCGAACCCGACCCGCTCGGCGCTGGAGGAGGCGCTGGCCTCGCTGGAAGGCGGCCGGCACGCGCTGGCCTACGCCTCCGGCATGGCGGCCTCCGACGTGGTGCTGCGCAGTACCCTGCGCCCCGGCGACCACCTCGTGCTCGGCAACGACGCGTACGGCGGCACGTTCCGCCTGATCGACAAGGTGCTCAGCCTGTGGGGCGTCGAGCACACCGTCGCCGACCTGGCGAACCTCGACGAGGTGCGCGCCGCGATCCGACCGGAGACCAAGCTGATCTGGTGCGAGTCGCCGACCAACCCGATGCTCGGCATCGCCGACATCGCCGCGCTGGCCGGGGTCGCGCACGACGCCGACGCGCGCCTTGTGGTCGACAACACCTTCGCGACGCCGTACCTGCAGAACCCGCTTTCGCTGGGCGCGGACATCGTGCTGCACTCGACGACGAAGTACCTCGGCGGCCACTCCGACGTCGTCGGCGGCGCGGTGATCACCAACGAGGACGAGCTGCGCGAGCAGCTGTTCTACCTGCGCAACGCCGCGGGCGCGGTGCCCGGCCCGTTCGACGCGTGGCTGACCCTGCGTGGCATCAAGACGCTGGCCCTGCGCATGGAACGCCACAGCGACAACGCCGAGCTGATCGTCCAGGCGCTGGTCAAGCACCCGAAGGTCGCGAAGGTCTACTACCCGGGCCTGCCGGAGCACCCTGGCCACGAGACGGCCGCCAAGCAGATGCGCCGCTTCGGCGGAATGGTCTCGTTCAGCCACGCGGACGGCGAGCAGGCGGCGCTGGAGGTGGCGTCCCGCACGAAGCTGTTCATCCTGGCCGAGTCGCTCGGCGGCATCGAGTCGCTGATCGAGCACCCGGGCAAGATGACCCACGCGAGCACGGCGGGCTCGACGCTCCAGGTGCCGGCGGACCTGCTGCGCCTGTCGGTCGGCATCGAGGACGGCCGCGACCTGGTCGCGGACCTGCTGACCGCACTGGGCTGA
- the ilvA gene encoding threonine ammonia-lyase, whose product MELVTIERIQAARELLRGVTRVTPMEHARDLRKLHGGPVHLKCENLQRTGSFKIRGAYTRIHGLSEAERERGVVAASAGNHAQGVALASSLLGAKSTVFMPLRAPLPKLAATRGYGADVHLHGALLEETLAAAIEFGERTGAVFIHPFDHADVIAGQGTVGLEILEQVPGVKTILVATGGGGLVGGVASAVKAVRPDVRVVGVQAEEAAAYPPSLAQGMPVRLSSTSTMADGIAVGEPGLVSFAHVASLVDDVVTVSEESLSRAVLLCLERRKLVVEPAGAATVAALLQHPGVFEPPVVAILSGGNVDPVLLLQIIQHGMTAGGRYLRLHLRVPDRPGSLVGVLSCVSELGANVLDVEHSRISGSLDLGEADVVLALETRGPEHCKDLEIALTNAGYTVV is encoded by the coding sequence ATGGAACTCGTGACCATCGAGCGGATCCAGGCCGCCCGGGAACTCCTACGCGGAGTGACCCGGGTGACGCCGATGGAGCACGCGCGTGACCTGCGCAAGCTCCACGGCGGTCCGGTGCACCTGAAGTGCGAAAACCTGCAGCGCACCGGGTCGTTCAAGATCCGCGGCGCCTACACCCGCATCCACGGCCTCAGCGAGGCCGAGCGCGAACGCGGCGTCGTCGCGGCCAGTGCCGGCAACCACGCGCAGGGCGTCGCGCTCGCGTCGTCGCTGCTCGGGGCCAAGTCCACGGTCTTCATGCCCCTGCGGGCGCCGCTGCCGAAGCTCGCCGCCACCCGCGGGTACGGCGCCGACGTCCACCTCCACGGCGCGCTGCTGGAAGAGACCCTCGCCGCGGCGATCGAGTTCGGCGAGCGGACCGGCGCGGTGTTCATCCACCCCTTCGACCACGCGGATGTCATCGCCGGCCAGGGCACCGTCGGCCTCGAGATCCTCGAGCAGGTGCCGGGCGTGAAGACGATCCTGGTCGCGACTGGCGGCGGCGGGCTGGTCGGCGGGGTCGCGTCGGCGGTGAAGGCGGTGCGTCCGGACGTCCGCGTAGTCGGCGTCCAGGCCGAGGAGGCGGCGGCGTACCCGCCGTCGCTGGCCCAGGGCATGCCGGTCCGGCTGAGCTCGACCTCGACGATGGCCGACGGGATCGCGGTCGGCGAGCCGGGCCTGGTCAGTTTCGCGCACGTCGCGTCGCTGGTGGACGACGTCGTGACGGTGTCCGAGGAGTCCCTTTCCCGCGCGGTGCTGCTCTGCCTGGAACGCCGGAAGCTGGTCGTCGAACCGGCCGGCGCGGCGACGGTCGCGGCGCTGCTGCAGCACCCCGGCGTCTTCGAGCCGCCGGTGGTGGCGATCCTCTCCGGCGGCAACGTCGACCCGGTGCTGCTCCTGCAGATCATCCAGCACGGCATGACCGCGGGCGGCCGCTACCTGCGCCTGCACCTGCGCGTCCCGGACCGCCCGGGGTCGCTCGTGGGCGTGCTGTCCTGCGTGAGCGAGCTGGGCGCGAACGTGCTCGACGTGGAGCATTCCCGCATCTCCGGCAGCCTCGACCTCGGCGAGGCCGACGTCGTGCTGGCGCTCGAAACGCGCGGTCCCGAGCACTGCAAGGACCTCGAGATCGCGCTGACGAATGCGGGTTACACCGTCGTCTGA
- a CDS encoding ferredoxin, with translation MTQPPGPLRPEQQQELVGQIGAVLTAQVPPGWRQLRVEYRAAGRHVEADLLVTTPDGTPRVVQPHPEAVRLLGVLRSGMYQPGRGTWLGAILVFEPGRPPVADFVGPDLEPPFRQQPPPIGFQDELRFFPRADEHVPAWLRERAGMAAPVSDGQVRTPRIYDGVDASGKPLVRRRPLVPAEAERVLAYLDAAPVILASRSNGPDAFAPDRADAVPMNFRTDGAWAWPGAVAYYLREHGVPPDPDLVAHIRARRFTAPSEVPEPAKDLALAAITGEEL, from the coding sequence ATGACCCAGCCACCGGGGCCGTTGCGGCCGGAGCAGCAGCAGGAGCTCGTCGGGCAGATCGGGGCGGTGCTGACCGCCCAGGTGCCGCCGGGCTGGCGGCAGCTGCGCGTCGAGTACCGCGCCGCCGGCCGGCACGTCGAGGCCGACCTGCTGGTGACGACGCCGGACGGGACGCCCCGGGTGGTCCAGCCGCACCCGGAGGCGGTGCGCCTGCTCGGCGTGCTGCGGTCGGGCATGTACCAGCCCGGCCGCGGCACCTGGCTGGGCGCGATCCTCGTCTTCGAGCCGGGCAGGCCCCCCGTCGCCGACTTCGTCGGGCCCGACCTCGAGCCGCCGTTCCGGCAGCAGCCGCCGCCGATCGGGTTCCAGGACGAGCTGCGGTTCTTCCCGCGCGCCGACGAGCACGTCCCGGCGTGGCTGCGGGAGCGGGCCGGGATGGCCGCGCCGGTGTCCGACGGGCAGGTGCGCACGCCGCGGATCTACGACGGCGTCGACGCGTCCGGCAAGCCGCTCGTCCGCCGCCGTCCGCTCGTCCCGGCCGAGGCCGAGCGGGTGCTGGCGTACCTGGACGCGGCGCCGGTCATCCTCGCCTCGCGCAGCAACGGCCCGGACGCGTTCGCGCCCGACCGCGCGGACGCGGTGCCGATGAACTTCCGCACCGACGGCGCGTGGGCTTGGCCCGGCGCGGTGGCGTACTACCTGCGTGAGCACGGCGTGCCGCCGGACCCGGACCTGGTCGCCCACATCCGGGCTCGCCGCTTCACCGCGCCGTCGGAGGTTCCCGAACCGGCCAAGGACCTCGCACTGGCCGCGATCACCGGGGAAGAGCTCTGA